The Montipora capricornis isolate CH-2021 chromosome 3, ASM3666992v2, whole genome shotgun sequence genome window below encodes:
- the LOC138043769 gene encoding tachykinin-like peptides receptor 99D isoform X1 has product MEMNNTSTSGNASAEGTLPLFPIEAKIGLTTAYIFIFAIALFGNLIGLYAVCTKAPSRRITDLLIKNLAVADLIFTITVMPLATMSMYLIHPNLWIGGTFGNITCKLVFYAIPVSIAASVMTLAVISFDRLCAIFFPLSKMLFQNHKAITAIIWLLSLITVSPHLLLYQVSKVEDQYLCIQKWPWATSQEESYDVLRIFHVVAFIIMYAFPLLVISVVNSLVGHRIWFHKSPGADDCSHSNVSARATRRRVVKLLIIIIIVFALCWMPTYAMHYLIFFQPDIADAIPVSWVHLAFWVSHANSAINPLLYIAFNKNFRFAFLDTVMALSFLPCHAVSACVVYIRGGRPISSHDQSSYQIHQFSRPRRQSGSRVVPETMAARKYTGKTLDTKL; this is encoded by the exons atgg AAATGAATAATACAAGCACATCAGGAAATGCGTCAGCTGAAGGAACTTTACCTCTGTTTCCTATTGAGGCAAAGATTGGTTTGACTACTGCGTACATTTTTATTTTCGCTATAGCTCTGTTTGGTAATTTAATTGGATTATATGCAGTATGCACCAAAGCGCCTTCAAGACGAATAACGGATCTGCTTATAAAGAACTTAGCCGTCGCTGACTTAATATTTACTATCACCGTGATGCCGTTGGCAACTATGAGCATGTATCTCATTCACCCAAATCTTTGGATTGGAGGTACTTTTGGGAACATTACTTGCAAGCTAGTGTTTTATGCCATACCTGTTTCCATCGCCGCATCTGTGATGACATTGGCCGTGATCTCGTTTGATCGTTTATGCGCCATTTTCTTTCCTCTGAGCAAAATGCTTTTCCAAAATCATAAAGCCATCACAGCGATAATTTGGCTTCTTTCGCTCATCACTGTGTCACCTCACCTGCTGCTTTACCAGGTCTCAAAGGTGGAAGACCAATATCTCTGCATTCAAAAATGGCCATGGGCTACTAGCCAAGAAGAGTCGTATGACGTCTTGAGAATATTCCACGTTGTCGCCTTTATCATCATGTATGCTTTTCCCTTGCTGGTGATTTCTGTGGTGAATAGCCTCGTTGGCCACCGCATATGGTTTCACAAATCACCGGGTGCGGATGACTGTAGTCATAGCAACGTCTCGGCCAGGGCTACCAGACGGAGGGTAGTCAAACtgctcatcatcatcatcattgtatTTGCACTTTGTTGGATGCCCACGTATGCTATGCactacttaattttttttcaaccagaTATCGCTGATGCTATCCCCGTTTCTTGGGTCCACCTAGCATTCTGGGTCTCTCACGCTAACAGCGCAATCAACCCTCTTCTTTATATCGCGTTCAATAAAAACTTCCGTTTCGCGTTTCTGGATACGGTAATGGCCCTGTCCTTTCTTCCTTGCCATGCAGTTAGCGCATGCGTAGTCTACATAAGGGGGGGACGGCCGATATCATCCCATGATCAAAGCTCGTATCAAATCCACCAGTTCTCGAGACCAAGACGGCAAAGTGGCTCCCGCGTGGTGCCAGAAACAATGGCTGCTCGAAAATATACAGGAAAAACACTCGACACCAAACTGTAA
- the LOC138043769 gene encoding tachykinin-like peptides receptor 99D isoform X2, giving the protein MNNTSTSGNASAEGTLPLFPIEAKIGLTTAYIFIFAIALFGNLIGLYAVCTKAPSRRITDLLIKNLAVADLIFTITVMPLATMSMYLIHPNLWIGGTFGNITCKLVFYAIPVSIAASVMTLAVISFDRLCAIFFPLSKMLFQNHKAITAIIWLLSLITVSPHLLLYQVSKVEDQYLCIQKWPWATSQEESYDVLRIFHVVAFIIMYAFPLLVISVVNSLVGHRIWFHKSPGADDCSHSNVSARATRRRVVKLLIIIIIVFALCWMPTYAMHYLIFFQPDIADAIPVSWVHLAFWVSHANSAINPLLYIAFNKNFRFAFLDTVMALSFLPCHAVSACVVYIRGGRPISSHDQSSYQIHQFSRPRRQSGSRVVPETMAARKYTGKTLDTKL; this is encoded by the coding sequence ATGAATAATACAAGCACATCAGGAAATGCGTCAGCTGAAGGAACTTTACCTCTGTTTCCTATTGAGGCAAAGATTGGTTTGACTACTGCGTACATTTTTATTTTCGCTATAGCTCTGTTTGGTAATTTAATTGGATTATATGCAGTATGCACCAAAGCGCCTTCAAGACGAATAACGGATCTGCTTATAAAGAACTTAGCCGTCGCTGACTTAATATTTACTATCACCGTGATGCCGTTGGCAACTATGAGCATGTATCTCATTCACCCAAATCTTTGGATTGGAGGTACTTTTGGGAACATTACTTGCAAGCTAGTGTTTTATGCCATACCTGTTTCCATCGCCGCATCTGTGATGACATTGGCCGTGATCTCGTTTGATCGTTTATGCGCCATTTTCTTTCCTCTGAGCAAAATGCTTTTCCAAAATCATAAAGCCATCACAGCGATAATTTGGCTTCTTTCGCTCATCACTGTGTCACCTCACCTGCTGCTTTACCAGGTCTCAAAGGTGGAAGACCAATATCTCTGCATTCAAAAATGGCCATGGGCTACTAGCCAAGAAGAGTCGTATGACGTCTTGAGAATATTCCACGTTGTCGCCTTTATCATCATGTATGCTTTTCCCTTGCTGGTGATTTCTGTGGTGAATAGCCTCGTTGGCCACCGCATATGGTTTCACAAATCACCGGGTGCGGATGACTGTAGTCATAGCAACGTCTCGGCCAGGGCTACCAGACGGAGGGTAGTCAAACtgctcatcatcatcatcattgtatTTGCACTTTGTTGGATGCCCACGTATGCTATGCactacttaattttttttcaaccagaTATCGCTGATGCTATCCCCGTTTCTTGGGTCCACCTAGCATTCTGGGTCTCTCACGCTAACAGCGCAATCAACCCTCTTCTTTATATCGCGTTCAATAAAAACTTCCGTTTCGCGTTTCTGGATACGGTAATGGCCCTGTCCTTTCTTCCTTGCCATGCAGTTAGCGCATGCGTAGTCTACATAAGGGGGGGACGGCCGATATCATCCCATGATCAAAGCTCGTATCAAATCCACCAGTTCTCGAGACCAAGACGGCAAAGTGGCTCCCGCGTGGTGCCAGAAACAATGGCTGCTCGAAAATATACAGGAAAAACACTCGACACCAAACTGTAA
- the LOC138043772 gene encoding tachykinin-like peptides receptor 86C: MDNTTGINGTSTTAASSLGLPISTEFKIGLTIAYAVIFFVAFLGNSMGLFVVLKKSSSSSIANLFIANMTVADLLLTITVMPYSVAFLYRSSIWLSGTLGTITCKALYYFMPIAIAASVFTMLFISFDRFYAIFFPLKEKVFRNPKILSTVIWSLSVVLMLPYAIMAEVKFDTEVKDYVCAQDWPWAKTRQDLVRVMTIFHVVVFVVVYALPLSITIFMYSLICRKLWLRKIPGNATDRNRAAAEKSKRKVVRLLVIICAVFAVCWFPVYVNHYFWYVRPDLDLLPMEVQFYFAWLAHANSAINPCLYILLNAKFRKELLTRLACCPCLEKVKSNFSRSSSKSDSNHNNTAVWRFVSMGRSSAYTLPRSPTEQERRRTNLSLSLVSLKEDRSPTNSPPTKVIRADSNMAFVPDKSQDVAI, translated from the coding sequence GGACAAGCACCACTGCCGCATCATCCCTGGGGCTCCCTATCTCGACAGAATTCAAGATCGGTTTGACCATCGCATACGCGGTGATATTTTTCGTGGCTTTTCTTGGCAATTCTATGGGGTTATTCGTAGTGTTAAAAAAGTCGTCGTCTTCTAGCATCGCAAACCTCTTCATTGCCAACATGACCGTAGCAGATCTTCTCTTAACTATAACAGTGATGCCGTACTCCGTAGCATTTTTGTATCGTTCCAGCATTTGGTTATCAGGAACATTGGGTACTATCACTTGCAAAGCTTTATACTATTTCATGCCCATTGCCATAGCAGCCTCAGTCTTCACTATGCTGTTTATTTCATTTGATAGATTTTAtgccatcttttttccactgaaAGAGAAGGTCTTTCGAAATCCCAAAATATTATCGACTGTCATTTGGAGCCTATCTGTGGTGCTAATGCTTCCTTACGCGATCATGGCTGAAGTAAAATTTGACACAGAAGTGAAAGATTATGTATGTGCTCAAGATTGGCCTTGGGCCAAAACCCGACAGGATTTAGTTCGTGTGATGACAATCTTCCACGTTGTGGTTTTTGTCGTGGTTTATGCATTGCCTTTGTCGATTACAATCTTTATGTACTCTCTAATTTGCCGGAAATTATGGCTGCGTAAGATTCCCGGAAACGCGACAGACCGCAATCGCGCGGCTGCTGAGAAGTCGAAACGCAAAGTCGTGCGTTTGTTGGTTATCATCTGCGCCGTCTTCGCGGTCTGCTGGTTTCCAGTCTACGTCAATCACTATTTTTGGTACGTGCGGCCCGATTTAGATTTATTACCGATGGAAGTTCAGTTCTATTTCGCTTGGTTGGCTCATGCTAACAGTGCCATCAACCCTTGTCTTTACATCCTGCTAAATGCCAAATTTCGAAAGGAGCTGCTGACCAGATTGGCGTGTTGCCCTTGCCTTGAGAAGGTCAAATCTAACTTTTCACGATCATCCTCGAAAAGCGATTCTAATCACAACAACACGGCTGTCTGGAGGTTCGTCTCCATGGGTCGTTCCAGTGCGTATACGCTGCCACGAAGTCCCACAGAACAGGAAAGACGACGAACAAACTTATCACTTTCGCTGGTCAGTTTGAAAGAAGATCGGTCCCCAACCAATAGTCCACCAACAAAGGTAATCCGTGCTGACTCCAATATGGCTTTTGTGCCAGATAAGAGTCAAGATGTTGCCATTTGA